Proteins from one Rhinolophus ferrumequinum isolate MPI-CBG mRhiFer1 chromosome 15 unlocalized genomic scaffold, mRhiFer1_v1.p scaffold_54_arrow_ctg1_1, whole genome shotgun sequence genomic window:
- the PRSS36 gene encoding polyserase-2 isoform X1 translates to MFQHLFLPLVTLAISPIPGVSQDSAPSPTQEPEDLDCGRPEPSDRIVGGSDAQPGSWPWQVSLHLGGGHVCGGSLIAPSWVISAAHCFVDNGTGAMEPMEEWSVLLGVHSQDRPTDGAHVRAVAAILVHDNYSSVELGADLALLRLASPARLGPTVKPVCLPRASHRFVHGTACWATGWGDVQEADPLPLPWVLQEVELRLVGEAACQCLYSRPGPFNLTFQLLPGMLCAGYPEGRKDTCQGDSGGPLVCEEGGRWFLAGITSFGFGCGRRNRPGVFTAVAPYEAWIRDQVMGSDPGPAFPIQPQGPQSGAWEPMDENCTIALPECGKAPRPGAWPWEAQVMVPGSRPCHGTLVSESWVLAPASCFLDLSGSDPPPHHLDNWRVLLPSRPRAEQVARLVQHENASWDPASDLVLLQLRAPVNLSAAPRPVCLPHPEHYFLPGSRCRLARWGRGEPAPGRGALLEAELLGGWWCHCLYGHQGAKVPPPGDPPHELCPAYWEEEEAGRCWNESSWSLLCQEEGTWFLAGIRDFSSGCLRPRAFHPLQTHGPWISHVTREAYLEDQLAWDWGPEGEETETQTCPLHTEHGACGLRPEPAPVGLLWPWLAEVHVAGERVCTGILVAPGWVLAATHCILRPGSTTVPYIEVYLGRAGASPLPQGHQVSRLVISIRLPRHLALRPPLALLELDSRVEPSPSALSICLHPGGLPLGATCWVLGWKDPRDRVPVAAAVSILTPRLCHCLYQGVLPSGTLCVLYEEGQKERCEVTSAPPLLCQTEGGSWVLVGMAVPGSRELFATTGPDEAWISQTVGEAHFLPPSGSPYWPPEGGHLCPMDMAGASGSSPAALFLLLLTPLIQG, encoded by the exons ATGTTCCAGCACCTGTTTCTCCCACTGGTGACCCTCG CCATCAGCCCCATCCCAGGAGTCTCCCAGGACTCAG CTCCCAGTCCTACCCAAGAACCTGAAGATCTGG ACTGCGGTCGCCCTGAGCCCTCTGACCGCATCGTGGGGGGCTCAGACGCGCAGCCGGGCAGCTGGCCATGGCAGGTGAGCCTGCACCTGGGCGGGGGCCACGTCTGCGGGGGCTCCCTCATTGCCCCCTCCTGGGTCATCTCCGCTGCTCACTGTTTCGTGGA CAACGGGACAGGGGCCATGGAGCCCATGGAGGAGTGGTCGGTACTGCTGGGCGTGCACTCCCAGGACCGGCCCACGGACGGCGCGCACGTCCGTGCAGTGGCCGCCATCCTGGTGCACGACAACTATAGCAGCGTGGAGCTGGGCGCCGACTTGGCCCTCCTGCGCCTGGCTTCGCCCGCCAGGCTGGGCCCCACCGTGAAGCCCGTCTGCCTGCCCCGCGCCTCGCACCGCTTCGTCCACGGCACGGCCTGCTGGGCCACCGGCTGGGGGGACGTACAAGAGGCGG accccctgcctctcccctggGTACTGCAGGAAGTGGAGCTAAGGCTGGTGGGCGAGGCTGCCTGTCAGTGTCTCTACAGCCGGCCAGGACCCTTCAACCTCACTTTTCAGCTGTTGCCAGGGATGCTGTGTGCTGGCTACCCAGAGGGCCGCAAGGACACCTGCCAG GGAGACTCTGGGGGGCCGCTGGTATGTGAGGAAGGCGGCCGATGGTTCCTGGCAGGAATCACCAGCTTTGGCTTTGGCTGTGGACGGAGAAACCGCCCCGGAGTCTTCACTGCTGTGGCTCCCTATGAGGCCTGGATCCGAGACCAGGTGATGGGCTCAGATCCTGGACCTGCCTTTCCCATCCAGCCCCAGGGGCCCCAATCAGGCGCCTGGGAGCCCATGGATGAGAACTGCACCATCGCCCTGCCAG AGTGCGGGAAGGCCCCGCGGCCAGGGGCCTGGCCCTGGGAGGCTCAGGTGATGGTGCCAGGATCCAGACCCTGCCATGGGACGCTGGTGTCTGAAAGCTGGGTCTTGGCACCTGCCAGCTGCTTTCTGGA CCTCAGCGGCTCAGACCCCCCGCCTCACCACCTGGACAACTGGCGCGTGCTGCTGCCCTCGCGCCCGCGCGCGGAACAGGTGGCGCGCCTCGTGCAGCATGAGAACGCCTCCTGGGACCCCGCCTCTGACCTGGTGCTGCTGCAGCTGCGCGCGCCCGTGAACCTGAGCGCGGCCCCGAGGCCCGTGTGTCTTCCTCACCCCGAACACTACTTCCTGCCCGGGAGCCGCTGCCGCCTGGCTCGCTGGGGCCGCGGCG aaCCTGCGCCCGGCCGCGGCGCGCTGCTGGAGGCCGAGCTGTTAGGCGGCTGGTGGTGTCACTGCCTGTACGGCCACCAGGGGGCGAAAGTGCCGCCGCCGGGAGACCCGCCGCACGAGCTCTGCCCCGCCtactgggaggaggaggaggcgggccGCTGCTGG AACGAATCGAGTTGGAGTCTTCTGTGCCAGGAGGAGGGGACCTGGTTCCTGGCTGGAATCAGAGACTTCTCCAGTGGCTGCCTGCGTCCCAGAGCCTTCCACCCTCTGCAGACTCACGGTCCATGGATCAGCCATGTGACTCGGGAAGCCTACCTAGAGGACCAGCTGGCTTGGGACTGGGGCCCCGAGGGCGAGGAGACTGAGACACAGACTTGTCCTCTCCACACAGAGCATGGTG CCTGTGGCCTAAGGCCAGAGCCTGCTCCCGTGGGGCTCCTGTGGCCCTGGCTGGCAGAGGTGCATGTGGCTGGTGAACGAGTCTGCACTGGAATCCTGGTGGCCCCAGGCTGGGTCCTGGCAGCCACTCACTGTATCCTCAG GCCAGGCTCTACAACAGTGCCTTATATTGAAGTGTACCTGGGCCGGGCAGGGGCCAGCCCCCTCCCACAGGGCCACCAGGTATCTCGGTTGGTCATCAGCATCCGTCTGCCCCGGCACCTGGCACTTCGGCCCCCCCTGGCCCTCCTAGAACTGGACTCCCGGGTGGAACCCTCCCCTTCAGCCTTATCCATCTGCCTTCACCCAGGGGGTCTCCCCCTGGGGGCCACCTGCTGGGTATTGGGCTGGAAGGACCCCCGGGACCGAG TCCCTGTAGCCGCTGCTGTTTCCATCTTGACACCACGCCTCTGTCACTGCCTCTATCAGGGCGTTCTGCCCTCTGGGACCCTCTGTGTCCTGTACGAAGAGGGGCAGAAAGAAAGGTGTGAG GTGACCTCAGCACCTCCACTCCTGTGCCAGACTGAGGGAGGCTCCTGGGTCCTCGTGGGCATGGCTGTGCCAGGAAGCCGGGAGCTGTTTGCCACCACTGGCCCTGACGAGGCCTGGATTTCCCAGACAGTGGGAGAGGCCCATTTCCTCCCCCCCAGTGGCTCCCCCTACTGGCCCCCTGAAGGCGGCCACCTCTGCCCCATGGACATGGCAGGGGCCTCAGGCTCTTCTCCTGCTGCTCTGTTCCTGCTCCTGCTGACACCCCTGATCCAGGGCTGA
- the PRSS36 gene encoding polyserase-2 isoform X2, whose translation MFQHLFLPLVTLAISPIPGVSQDSDCGRPEPSDRIVGGSDAQPGSWPWQVSLHLGGGHVCGGSLIAPSWVISAAHCFVDNGTGAMEPMEEWSVLLGVHSQDRPTDGAHVRAVAAILVHDNYSSVELGADLALLRLASPARLGPTVKPVCLPRASHRFVHGTACWATGWGDVQEADPLPLPWVLQEVELRLVGEAACQCLYSRPGPFNLTFQLLPGMLCAGYPEGRKDTCQGDSGGPLVCEEGGRWFLAGITSFGFGCGRRNRPGVFTAVAPYEAWIRDQVMGSDPGPAFPIQPQGPQSGAWEPMDENCTIALPECGKAPRPGAWPWEAQVMVPGSRPCHGTLVSESWVLAPASCFLDLSGSDPPPHHLDNWRVLLPSRPRAEQVARLVQHENASWDPASDLVLLQLRAPVNLSAAPRPVCLPHPEHYFLPGSRCRLARWGRGEPAPGRGALLEAELLGGWWCHCLYGHQGAKVPPPGDPPHELCPAYWEEEEAGRCWNESSWSLLCQEEGTWFLAGIRDFSSGCLRPRAFHPLQTHGPWISHVTREAYLEDQLAWDWGPEGEETETQTCPLHTEHGACGLRPEPAPVGLLWPWLAEVHVAGERVCTGILVAPGWVLAATHCILRPGSTTVPYIEVYLGRAGASPLPQGHQVSRLVISIRLPRHLALRPPLALLELDSRVEPSPSALSICLHPGGLPLGATCWVLGWKDPRDRVPVAAAVSILTPRLCHCLYQGVLPSGTLCVLYEEGQKERCEVTSAPPLLCQTEGGSWVLVGMAVPGSRELFATTGPDEAWISQTVGEAHFLPPSGSPYWPPEGGHLCPMDMAGASGSSPAALFLLLLTPLIQG comes from the exons ATGTTCCAGCACCTGTTTCTCCCACTGGTGACCCTCG CCATCAGCCCCATCCCAGGAGTCTCCCAGGACTCAG ACTGCGGTCGCCCTGAGCCCTCTGACCGCATCGTGGGGGGCTCAGACGCGCAGCCGGGCAGCTGGCCATGGCAGGTGAGCCTGCACCTGGGCGGGGGCCACGTCTGCGGGGGCTCCCTCATTGCCCCCTCCTGGGTCATCTCCGCTGCTCACTGTTTCGTGGA CAACGGGACAGGGGCCATGGAGCCCATGGAGGAGTGGTCGGTACTGCTGGGCGTGCACTCCCAGGACCGGCCCACGGACGGCGCGCACGTCCGTGCAGTGGCCGCCATCCTGGTGCACGACAACTATAGCAGCGTGGAGCTGGGCGCCGACTTGGCCCTCCTGCGCCTGGCTTCGCCCGCCAGGCTGGGCCCCACCGTGAAGCCCGTCTGCCTGCCCCGCGCCTCGCACCGCTTCGTCCACGGCACGGCCTGCTGGGCCACCGGCTGGGGGGACGTACAAGAGGCGG accccctgcctctcccctggGTACTGCAGGAAGTGGAGCTAAGGCTGGTGGGCGAGGCTGCCTGTCAGTGTCTCTACAGCCGGCCAGGACCCTTCAACCTCACTTTTCAGCTGTTGCCAGGGATGCTGTGTGCTGGCTACCCAGAGGGCCGCAAGGACACCTGCCAG GGAGACTCTGGGGGGCCGCTGGTATGTGAGGAAGGCGGCCGATGGTTCCTGGCAGGAATCACCAGCTTTGGCTTTGGCTGTGGACGGAGAAACCGCCCCGGAGTCTTCACTGCTGTGGCTCCCTATGAGGCCTGGATCCGAGACCAGGTGATGGGCTCAGATCCTGGACCTGCCTTTCCCATCCAGCCCCAGGGGCCCCAATCAGGCGCCTGGGAGCCCATGGATGAGAACTGCACCATCGCCCTGCCAG AGTGCGGGAAGGCCCCGCGGCCAGGGGCCTGGCCCTGGGAGGCTCAGGTGATGGTGCCAGGATCCAGACCCTGCCATGGGACGCTGGTGTCTGAAAGCTGGGTCTTGGCACCTGCCAGCTGCTTTCTGGA CCTCAGCGGCTCAGACCCCCCGCCTCACCACCTGGACAACTGGCGCGTGCTGCTGCCCTCGCGCCCGCGCGCGGAACAGGTGGCGCGCCTCGTGCAGCATGAGAACGCCTCCTGGGACCCCGCCTCTGACCTGGTGCTGCTGCAGCTGCGCGCGCCCGTGAACCTGAGCGCGGCCCCGAGGCCCGTGTGTCTTCCTCACCCCGAACACTACTTCCTGCCCGGGAGCCGCTGCCGCCTGGCTCGCTGGGGCCGCGGCG aaCCTGCGCCCGGCCGCGGCGCGCTGCTGGAGGCCGAGCTGTTAGGCGGCTGGTGGTGTCACTGCCTGTACGGCCACCAGGGGGCGAAAGTGCCGCCGCCGGGAGACCCGCCGCACGAGCTCTGCCCCGCCtactgggaggaggaggaggcgggccGCTGCTGG AACGAATCGAGTTGGAGTCTTCTGTGCCAGGAGGAGGGGACCTGGTTCCTGGCTGGAATCAGAGACTTCTCCAGTGGCTGCCTGCGTCCCAGAGCCTTCCACCCTCTGCAGACTCACGGTCCATGGATCAGCCATGTGACTCGGGAAGCCTACCTAGAGGACCAGCTGGCTTGGGACTGGGGCCCCGAGGGCGAGGAGACTGAGACACAGACTTGTCCTCTCCACACAGAGCATGGTG CCTGTGGCCTAAGGCCAGAGCCTGCTCCCGTGGGGCTCCTGTGGCCCTGGCTGGCAGAGGTGCATGTGGCTGGTGAACGAGTCTGCACTGGAATCCTGGTGGCCCCAGGCTGGGTCCTGGCAGCCACTCACTGTATCCTCAG GCCAGGCTCTACAACAGTGCCTTATATTGAAGTGTACCTGGGCCGGGCAGGGGCCAGCCCCCTCCCACAGGGCCACCAGGTATCTCGGTTGGTCATCAGCATCCGTCTGCCCCGGCACCTGGCACTTCGGCCCCCCCTGGCCCTCCTAGAACTGGACTCCCGGGTGGAACCCTCCCCTTCAGCCTTATCCATCTGCCTTCACCCAGGGGGTCTCCCCCTGGGGGCCACCTGCTGGGTATTGGGCTGGAAGGACCCCCGGGACCGAG TCCCTGTAGCCGCTGCTGTTTCCATCTTGACACCACGCCTCTGTCACTGCCTCTATCAGGGCGTTCTGCCCTCTGGGACCCTCTGTGTCCTGTACGAAGAGGGGCAGAAAGAAAGGTGTGAG GTGACCTCAGCACCTCCACTCCTGTGCCAGACTGAGGGAGGCTCCTGGGTCCTCGTGGGCATGGCTGTGCCAGGAAGCCGGGAGCTGTTTGCCACCACTGGCCCTGACGAGGCCTGGATTTCCCAGACAGTGGGAGAGGCCCATTTCCTCCCCCCCAGTGGCTCCCCCTACTGGCCCCCTGAAGGCGGCCACCTCTGCCCCATGGACATGGCAGGGGCCTCAGGCTCTTCTCCTGCTGCTCTGTTCCTGCTCCTGCTGACACCCCTGATCCAGGGCTGA
- the PRSS36 gene encoding polyserase-2 isoform X3, which yields MFQHLFLPLVTLAISPIPGVSQDSAPSPTQEPEDLDCGRPEPSDRIVGGSDAQPGSWPWQVSLHLGGGHVCGGSLIAPSWVISAAHCFVDNGTGAMEPMEEWSVLLGVHSQDRPTDGAHVRAVAAILVHDNYSSVELGADLALLRLASPARLGPTVKPVCLPRASHRFVHGTACWATGWGDVQEADPLPLPWVLQEVELRLVGEAACQCLYSRPGPFNLTFQLLPGMLCAGYPEGRKDTCQGDSGGPLVCEEGGRWFLAGITSFGFGCGRRNRPGVFTAVAPYEAWIRDQVMGSDPGPAFPIQPQGPQSGAWEPMDENCTIALPECGKAPRPGAWPWEAQVMVPGSRPCHGTLVSESWVLAPASCFLDLSGSDPPPHHLDNWRVLLPSRPRAEQVARLVQHENASWDPASDLVLLQLRAPVNLSAAPRPVCLPHPEHYFLPGSRCRLARWGRGEPAPGRGALLEAELLGGWWCHCLYGHQGAKVPPPGDPPHELCPAYWEEEEAGRCWNESSWSLLCQEEGTWFLAGIRDFSSGCLRPRAFHPLQTHGPWISHVTREAYLEDQLAWDWGPEGEETETQTCPLHTEHGACGLRPEPAPVGLLWPWLAEVHVAGERVCTGILVAPGWVLAATHCILRPGSTTVPYIEVYLGRAGASPLPQGHQVSRLVISIRLPRHLALRPPLALLELDSRVEPSPSALSICLHPGGLPLGATCWVLGWKDPRDRVPVAAAVSILTPRLCHCLYQGVLPSGTLCVLYEEGQKERCDLSTSTPVPD from the exons ATGTTCCAGCACCTGTTTCTCCCACTGGTGACCCTCG CCATCAGCCCCATCCCAGGAGTCTCCCAGGACTCAG CTCCCAGTCCTACCCAAGAACCTGAAGATCTGG ACTGCGGTCGCCCTGAGCCCTCTGACCGCATCGTGGGGGGCTCAGACGCGCAGCCGGGCAGCTGGCCATGGCAGGTGAGCCTGCACCTGGGCGGGGGCCACGTCTGCGGGGGCTCCCTCATTGCCCCCTCCTGGGTCATCTCCGCTGCTCACTGTTTCGTGGA CAACGGGACAGGGGCCATGGAGCCCATGGAGGAGTGGTCGGTACTGCTGGGCGTGCACTCCCAGGACCGGCCCACGGACGGCGCGCACGTCCGTGCAGTGGCCGCCATCCTGGTGCACGACAACTATAGCAGCGTGGAGCTGGGCGCCGACTTGGCCCTCCTGCGCCTGGCTTCGCCCGCCAGGCTGGGCCCCACCGTGAAGCCCGTCTGCCTGCCCCGCGCCTCGCACCGCTTCGTCCACGGCACGGCCTGCTGGGCCACCGGCTGGGGGGACGTACAAGAGGCGG accccctgcctctcccctggGTACTGCAGGAAGTGGAGCTAAGGCTGGTGGGCGAGGCTGCCTGTCAGTGTCTCTACAGCCGGCCAGGACCCTTCAACCTCACTTTTCAGCTGTTGCCAGGGATGCTGTGTGCTGGCTACCCAGAGGGCCGCAAGGACACCTGCCAG GGAGACTCTGGGGGGCCGCTGGTATGTGAGGAAGGCGGCCGATGGTTCCTGGCAGGAATCACCAGCTTTGGCTTTGGCTGTGGACGGAGAAACCGCCCCGGAGTCTTCACTGCTGTGGCTCCCTATGAGGCCTGGATCCGAGACCAGGTGATGGGCTCAGATCCTGGACCTGCCTTTCCCATCCAGCCCCAGGGGCCCCAATCAGGCGCCTGGGAGCCCATGGATGAGAACTGCACCATCGCCCTGCCAG AGTGCGGGAAGGCCCCGCGGCCAGGGGCCTGGCCCTGGGAGGCTCAGGTGATGGTGCCAGGATCCAGACCCTGCCATGGGACGCTGGTGTCTGAAAGCTGGGTCTTGGCACCTGCCAGCTGCTTTCTGGA CCTCAGCGGCTCAGACCCCCCGCCTCACCACCTGGACAACTGGCGCGTGCTGCTGCCCTCGCGCCCGCGCGCGGAACAGGTGGCGCGCCTCGTGCAGCATGAGAACGCCTCCTGGGACCCCGCCTCTGACCTGGTGCTGCTGCAGCTGCGCGCGCCCGTGAACCTGAGCGCGGCCCCGAGGCCCGTGTGTCTTCCTCACCCCGAACACTACTTCCTGCCCGGGAGCCGCTGCCGCCTGGCTCGCTGGGGCCGCGGCG aaCCTGCGCCCGGCCGCGGCGCGCTGCTGGAGGCCGAGCTGTTAGGCGGCTGGTGGTGTCACTGCCTGTACGGCCACCAGGGGGCGAAAGTGCCGCCGCCGGGAGACCCGCCGCACGAGCTCTGCCCCGCCtactgggaggaggaggaggcgggccGCTGCTGG AACGAATCGAGTTGGAGTCTTCTGTGCCAGGAGGAGGGGACCTGGTTCCTGGCTGGAATCAGAGACTTCTCCAGTGGCTGCCTGCGTCCCAGAGCCTTCCACCCTCTGCAGACTCACGGTCCATGGATCAGCCATGTGACTCGGGAAGCCTACCTAGAGGACCAGCTGGCTTGGGACTGGGGCCCCGAGGGCGAGGAGACTGAGACACAGACTTGTCCTCTCCACACAGAGCATGGTG CCTGTGGCCTAAGGCCAGAGCCTGCTCCCGTGGGGCTCCTGTGGCCCTGGCTGGCAGAGGTGCATGTGGCTGGTGAACGAGTCTGCACTGGAATCCTGGTGGCCCCAGGCTGGGTCCTGGCAGCCACTCACTGTATCCTCAG GCCAGGCTCTACAACAGTGCCTTATATTGAAGTGTACCTGGGCCGGGCAGGGGCCAGCCCCCTCCCACAGGGCCACCAGGTATCTCGGTTGGTCATCAGCATCCGTCTGCCCCGGCACCTGGCACTTCGGCCCCCCCTGGCCCTCCTAGAACTGGACTCCCGGGTGGAACCCTCCCCTTCAGCCTTATCCATCTGCCTTCACCCAGGGGGTCTCCCCCTGGGGGCCACCTGCTGGGTATTGGGCTGGAAGGACCCCCGGGACCGAG TCCCTGTAGCCGCTGCTGTTTCCATCTTGACACCACGCCTCTGTCACTGCCTCTATCAGGGCGTTCTGCCCTCTGGGACCCTCTGTGTCCTGTACGAAGAGGGGCAGAAAGAAAGGT GTGACCTCAGCACCTCCACTCCTGTGCCAGACTGA